The following are from one region of the Patagioenas fasciata isolate bPatFas1 chromosome 14, bPatFas1.hap1, whole genome shotgun sequence genome:
- the LOC136107979 gene encoding LOW QUALITY PROTEIN: sulfate transporter-like (The sequence of the model RefSeq protein was modified relative to this genomic sequence to represent the inferred CDS: inserted 3 bases in 3 codons; deleted 2 bases in 1 codon) has product MREKVLMNSFNHLPPPGALGLSPESPVKPGGPASGTRLAGSKSFSSQTSPEKSSDPVQFPSPSPVGCTNGLFRTVPSSLLSPPVLTVRGAFQALRFCCAGVDKSSDDCSADFALWVTLLSPKSYVHLVIVGSAAGVKTCLIFTISEKAHLKWKLTWQLLPTQTRAPGLSPEQEEVISNVTMTMSRAVGALNYGESRQELSALFEKHRTDETPSSIPWLTAPGRLLGKGVPEGQATQSPPSTWYAAGWWKCHLPVPHITSLSAVGSRPPARAQHRVSGWCCLSARCLSCSRXQWRTQQNLRDQIGGKGGKEEVETELCLAGCTFTGWGEIKRPVLGWVTRVXRSTRTKEGKGNSSPGXMEDTSGQSKDVQSSPTPEEGPANFIHVQLEEYEPADFSTKDLILKKAREVCTCSRQTIITFLCRLFPVLDWLPRYNIKTQLFGDVVSGLLVGVVAIPQSISYSLLASQDPIYGIYTSFFCNIIYVAMATSRHNFVGPFGVLCLMIGQSVDRHLRLAGYGDSSAGSSLGGNSTSVSNGTDLCDRSCYAITVALSLSFLVGLYQILLGILQLGFVAVYLSEPLLSGFVAGSSLTIITSQMKYLLGLNIPRHEGVGSFILTWVDLFRYIQGTNVCDLVTSLVALAIIMPVKEINDRYKEKMKAPFPIELLVVIVATVISYYFNFEERYGSAVCGDIPTGFSKPTLPDINLFSSLAVDALPIAVIGFAMTVSLAEIFGKKHGYTVCANQEMIAIGMCNLVPSFFYCFASSAALTKTLLKESTGTQTQVSGLVTSLVLLLVLLWIAPLFYSLQTSILGVVTIVNLRGGLRKFRDTPRMWQLSKLDAVVWWTTMLSSTLLTTEIGLLVGVCFALLCVIFRTQRPRATLLGKVSNTEIYEDQSAYKQLSSIANIKIFRFESSLYYANKDYFKTVLYQKTGANPVLLAAKHQMVGAQANADTSNSKSFFGTRFDCLKPAKKRTEKPPSDASPPSIDMHTLILDCGAMQFIDTVGLSVLKEIQRDYKEIGVQVLLANCNPSIRHQLREGGWAGRTDSGGQLAFHSVHDAVRFAEQWYRVQQGSKEKKDALLDPEDLDFQVSL; this is encoded by the exons ATGCGTGAGAAGGTGTTAATGAATAGCTTTAACCACCTACCGCCTCCAGGGGCCTTGGGCTTGTCTCCTGAGAGCCCAGTGAAGCCAGGCG gtcctgcatcTGGGACTCGCCTGGCGGGGTCCAAGTCTTTCAGTAGCCAAACCTCCCCCGAGAAGAGCAGTGACCCTGTGCAGTTCCCAAGCCCATCACCTGTGGGCTGCACTAATGGGCTGTTCCGCACCGTGCCCAGCTCCCTGCTGTCACCCCCAGTGCTGACGGTGCGAGGAGCTTTTCA GGCTTTGCGCTTCTGCTGTGCTGGCGTAGATAAAAGCAGCGATGACTGTAGTGCAGACTTTGCACTGTGGGTGACCTTGCTGAGTCCCAAGAGTTATGTGCACTTGGTTATTGTAGGATCAGCTGCTGGTGTGAAAACCTGCCTGATCTTTACTATTTCAGAAAAGGCCCACCTGAAATGGAA GCTGACGTGGCAGCTCCTGCCGACACAAACCAGGGCGCCTGGTTTGTCTCCTGAGCAAGAAGAGGTGATAAGCAATGTGACGATGACGATGAGCCG AGCGGTGGGAGCACTCAATTACGGAGAATCCCGGCAGGAGCTCTCTGCTCTCTTTGAAAAGCACAGGACAG ACGAGacccccagctccatcccctgGCTCACAGCCCCGGGCAGGCTGCTTGGGAAAGGTGTTCCAGAGGGGCAGGCCACGCAGAGCCCGCCCAGCACCTGGTACGCAGCCg GCTGGTGGAAATGTCATCTCCCGGTACCCCACATCACCTCTCTGAGCGCCGTGGGCTCTCGGCCCCCTGCccgagctcagcacagggtgtcAGGATGGTGCTGCCTGAGTGCCAGGTGTTTGTCCTGCTCAC AGCAATGGCGCACCCAGCAAAATCTTAGAGACCAGATCGGTGGAAAA GGTGGAAAAGAAGAAGTGGAGACTGAG CTCTGTTTGGCTGGCTGCACCTTCACCGGCTGGGGCGAGATAAAAAGGCCAGTGCTTGGCTGGGTAACTCGGG GAAGGAGCACACGGACCAAGGAAGGCAAAGGAAACAG CTCTCCTG CCATGGAGGACACATCAGGACAAAGCAAAGATGTACAGAGCTCCCCAACACCAGAAGAGGGTCCTGCCAATTTTATACATGTCCAATTGGAGGAGTATGAGCCTGCAGACTTCAGCACCAAGGATCTCATCCTAAAGAAAGCCAGAGAGGTCTGTACGTGCAGTCGGCAAACCATCATCACCTTCCTCTGTCGGTTGTTCCCGGTGCTGGACTGGCTTCCCCGTTACAACATCAAGACGCAGTTGTTTGGGGATGTGGTGTCTGGGCTCCTGGTGGGGGTAGTTGCCATCCCTCAGTCCATCTCCTACTCCCTCTTAGCCAGCCAGGATCCCATCTACGGAATCTACACCAGCTTCTTCTGCAACATCATCTACGTCGCTATGGCCACGTCGCGCCATAACTTCGTGGGCCCCTTTGGTGTCCTGTGCCTGATGATCGGGCAGTCTGTGGACCGGCACCTCCGGCTAGCAGGGTACGGTGACAGCAGCGCTGGCTCTTCGCTGGGGGGCAACTCCACCTCCGTCAGCAATGGGACAGATCTCTGCGACAGGAGCTGCTATGCTATCACTGTGGCTCTTTCCTTAAGCTTTCTGGTCGGCCTTTACCAG ATCCTGCTGGGGATTTTGCAGCTGGGCTTTGTGGCTGTGTACCTGTCAGAACCTCTCCTCAGCGGCTTTGTGGCCGGCTCCAGCCTCACCATCATCACCTCCCAGATGAAGTATCTCCTGGGACTCAATATACCTCGTCACGAAGGGGTGGGATCCTTCATCCTGACGTGGGTTGACCTTTTCAGATACATCCAAGGCACCAACGTCTGTGACCTGGTCACCAGCCTGGTTGCTTTGGCCATCATAATGCCTGTCAAAGAGATCAATGACCGCTACAAGGAGAAGATGAAGGCCCCATTTCCCATAGAGCTGCTGGTGGTCATTGTAGCCACAGTGATATCTTACTACTTTAACTTCGAAGAGCGATATGGGTCTGCTGTTTGTGGGGATATCCCCACTGGCTTCAGTAAACCCACTCTACCAGATATaaacctgttttccagcctggcaGTTGATGCTCTGCCTATTGCTGTTATTGGCTTTGCCATGACCGTCTCCTTGGCGGAAATCTTTGGCAAAAAGCACGGTTACACTGTCTGTGCCAACCAAGAGATGATTGCCATTGGCATGTGCAACCTGGTCCCTTCTTTCTTCTACTGCTTTGCCAGCTCTGCAGCGCTGACCAAGACTCTGCTGAAGGAGTCTACGGGGACCCAGACCCAGGTCTCTGGCCTGGTCAcctccctggtgctgctgctggtgctgctgtggaTCGCCCCGCTCTTCTACTCGCTGCAGACCTCCATCCTGGGGGTGGTCACCATCGTCAACTTGCGGGGGGGCCTGAGGAAGTTCCGTGACACCCCCCGCATGTGGCAGCTCAGCAAGCTGGACGCGGTGGTGTGGTGGACGACCATGCTGTCCTCCACGCTGCTCACCACGGAGATCGGTCTCCTCGTGGGCGTCTGCTTCGCTCTGCTCTGCGTTATCTTCCGCACCCAGAGACCCAGGGCCACGCTCCTGGGCAAGGTCAGCAACACGGAAATCTACGAGGACCAGTCCGCTTACAAGCAGCTCAGCAGTATTGCCAACATCAAGATCTTCCGCTTCGAGTCATCTCTTTACTATGCCAACAAGGACTATTTCAAGACTGTTCTTTACCAGAAAACTGGGGCAAATCCTGTCCTGCTGGCTGCTAAGCACCAAATGGTGGGGGCCCAGGCAAATGCAGACACAAGCAACAGCAAGAGCTTTTTTGGCACCAGGTTTGACTGCCTGAAACCTGCCAAAAAAAGGACTGAGAAGCCTCCATCCGATGCCTCTCCTCCCTCCATAGATATGCACACCTTAATCCTTGACTGTGGGGCAATGCAGTTCATAGACACTGTGGGTCTCTCGGTGCTGAAGGAGATACAACGTGACTACAAGGAGATTGGTGTCCAGGTGCTCCTGGCCAACTGCAACCCCTCCATCCGCCACCAGCTCCGGGAGGGAGGTTGGGCTGGCAGGACAGACAGCGGTGGTCAGCTGGCGTTCCACAGCGTCCATGATGCTGTCCGGTTTGCTGAACAGTGGTACCGTGTGCAgcagggcagcaaggagaaaaaggATGCTCTCCTGGACCCTGAGGACCTGGACTTCCAGGTGTCTTTGTAG
- the SLC26A2 gene encoding sulfate transporter, whose product MAEFNNVHSVTEVPEGDDAKCSFHHRMFLEPQEKKRSVKALVVKQAKKTCSCTPAKAKDYIFSFFPILQWLPKYKQREYLLGDIMSGVIVGVLLVPQSIAYSLLAGQEPIYGLYTSFFAGIIYFIFGTSRHISVGIFGVICLMVGQVVDREIQRAGYDLEPAVPTVLMDTAEHVNVNATVPPGNHTSQQLLCDKSCYAITVGATMTFIAGVYQVAMGFFQVGFVSVYLSDSLLSGFVTGASFTILTSQAKYLLGIDIPRSSGIGSLITTWINIFKNIHKTNFCDLITSFLCFLVLIPTKELNEHFKSRLKAPLPVELVVIVAATLASHFGKLRETYGSSVAGHIPTGFLPPRPPDWNLIPNVALDAVPIAVIGFAITVSLSEMFAKKHGYSVKANQEMYAIGFCNIIPSFFHCFTTSAALAKTLVKESTGCRTQMSGMITSLVILLVLLVIAPLFYSLQKCVLAVITIVNLRGALRKFKDLPKMWHLSRVDTVIWLVTMAASALISTEIGLLVGVCFSMLCVIFRTQRPEAPLLGWVAESETYESLSAYKNLQTKPGIVVFRFEAPLYYINKECFKSTLYKQTGVNPLWVKAAKKKAVKRMLRDKEVDSGGNQTSVSVDFVSEPLGFHTIVIDCCAVQFLDTAGIRTLKEVCKDYRDIGVQVLLAQCNPSVRSSLIRGEFFQEGEDPLLFHSVHQAVDFALGAQGHNGTSASKN is encoded by the exons ATGGCAGAATTCAACAACGTCCATTCAGTGACTGAAGTGCCAGAAGGAGATGATGCTAAATGCAGTTTCCATCACAGAATGTTCTTGGAGCcccaagagaagaagaggagcGTGAAGGCTCTGGTGGTGAAGCAAGCAAAGAAAACTTGCAGCTGCACTCCAGCCAAAGCTAAAGACtatattttcagtttctttcccATCTTGCAGTGGCTTCCTAAATACAAACAAAGAGAGTACCTACTGGGAGACATCATGTCTGGTGTGATTGTGGGGGTCTTGCTAGTCCCACAGTCAATTGCCTATTCTCTCTTGGCTGGACAGGAGCCTATTTATGGCCTTTATACATCCTTTTTCGCTGGCattatttatttcatatttggAACCTCCCGCCACATCTCAGTTGGCATCTTCGGTGTGATTTGCCTCATGGTGGGACAAGTGGTGGATCGTGAAATACAGAGAGCTGGCTACGACCTGGAGCCAGCTGTGCCCACTGTCCTCATGGACACAGCCGAGCACGTCAACGTCAACGCCACCGTTCCGCCTGGGAATCACACAtcgcagcagctgctctgtgatAAAAGCTGCTATGCAATTACGGTGGGAGCTACCATGACCTTCATAGCTGGGGTTTATCAG GTGGCCATGGGTTTCTTTCAAGTGGGCTTTGTCTCAGTGTACCTCTCCGATTCATTGCTGAGTGGATTTGTCACGGGTGCCTCCTTCACCATCCTGACCTCGCAAGCCAAGTATCTCCTGGGCATAGACATTCCCCGGAGCAGCGGCATCGGCTCCCTCATAACCACCTGGATAAACATCTTCAAAAACATACACAAGACCAACTTCTGTGATCTCATCACCAGCTTCTTGTGCTTTCTTGTACTTATCCCAACCAAAGAGCTGAATGAACACTTTAAATCCAGGCTCAAGGCTCCATTACCAGTTGAACTGGTGGTGATTGTGGCAGCTACTCTGGCATCTCACTTTGGGAAGCTCAGAGAGACTTACGGCTCGAGCGTTGCTGGGCACATCCCGACTGGGTTTCTGCCACCCCGCCCTCCAGACTGGAACCTCATTCCTAATGTGGCTTTGGATGCTGTCCCCATAGCTGTTATTGGCTTTGCCATCACCGTCTCCCTCTCGGAGATGTTTGCCAAGAAGCATGGTTACTCTGTGAAGGCCAACCAGGAAATGTACGCCATTGGCTTCTGCAACATCATTCCCTCTTTCTTCCATTGCTTCACAACAAGTGCAGCTCTTGCCAAGACTCTTGTGAAAGAGTCCACAGGCtgtaggacacaaatgtctggCATGATCACTAGTTTGGTAATCCTGTTAGTCCTCCTTGTGATTGCACCTTTATTTTACTCCCTTCAGAAATGCGTCCTTGCTGTCATAACCATTGTGAACCTCAGAGGAGCCCTGCGGAAGTTCAAGGACTTGCCGAAAATGTGGCATTTGAGCCGAGTGGACACCGTGATCTGGTTGGTTACTATGGCAGCCTCAGCACTCATCAGCACCGAGATCGGCCTTTTGGTTGGCGTTTGCTTCTCTATGCTCTGCGTCATTTTCCGGACTCAGAGGCCGGAGGCACCGCTGCTCGGCTGGGTGGCGGAGTCCGAGACGTACGAATCCCTGTCTGCTTACAAGAACTTGCAGACCAAGCCGGGAATCGTGGTGTTCCGTTTCGAAGCGCCCCTCTACTACATCAACAAAGAGTGCTTTAAATCCACCCTCTACAAGCAAACCGGCGTCAACCCGCTTTGGGTGAAGGCAGCGAAGAAGAAAGCAGTAAAAAGAATGCTTAGAGATAAAGAGGTGGATTCTGGTGGCAATCAGACCAGCGTCTCCGTGGATTTTGTCTCCGAGCCTCTTGGGTTTCACACAATAGTGATCGACTGTTGTGCGGTGCAGTTTCTGGACACGGCAGGAATACGCACGCTCAAAGAGGTCTGCAAGGACTACAGGGACATCGGtgtccaggtgctgctggcccagTGCAATCCCTCGGTGAGGAGTTCCCTGATCCGAGGAGAGTTCTTCCAAGAGGGGGAGGACCCCCTGCTCTTCCACAGCGTGCACCAGGCCGTGGACTTTGCGCTGGGTGCGCAGGGGCACAATGGGACCAGCGCTTCCAAGAACTAA